One part of the Cyprinus carpio isolate SPL01 chromosome A25, ASM1834038v1, whole genome shotgun sequence genome encodes these proteins:
- the LOC109051158 gene encoding olfactomedin-4-like, with protein sequence MSRSNIFILMITIPLTFFQLVRGKDCVCDLKNSDPAFPEHKLTKVETTAAHCIGTITSERMTELDRLVLGLQQRIKQLEDDVVMLEKEDDKNLYAAVSLRIIELEFAEIQDLLNKLNRTTSGYHQQGVQAAAQLEDMKNTMVELEKFDNMQVIKKDRENQRVKRDLEQCKNELKATLPPPTVPPRHCGLGQMVNVVGPRTYSLTVHSTYYPYGAWGRDAKPAPGDENKYWLVVLTSSNVYGYYVRQYSTLSTLLLGLGPKDTYISNSNPTTNTIQGPNMVMYANALYYNCYYTSSICQFNMTTRAISTVALPSDTGYNNKFPFGHLATSYSYTDMDLATDESGVYVIYATTSNFGNVVISKIETSSPPVLGQTWKTSLYKITATNTFMVCGVLYATRYLDKETEQIFYSYDTKTKEERFDLKINIKKMQTNIEFLNYDPRDHLLYAFSDAYIVTYELIFQ encoded by the exons ATGAGTCGGTCTAATATATTCATTTTGATGATCACCATCCCTCTAACTTTCTTTCAG TTAGTGAGAGGGAAAGACTGTGTGTGCGATCTAAAAAATTCAGATCCTGCTTTCCCTGAGCACAAACTAACAAAAGTAGAGACCACTGCCGCACACTGCATTGGGACCATCACTTCAgaaagg ATGACAGAGTTAGACAGACTTGTGTTAGGTCTACAACAACGTATCAAGCAACTAGAGGACGATGTTGTCATGCTGGAAAAGGAGGATGACAAGAATCTGTATGCGGCCGTGTCTCTGCGCATCATTGAGTTAGAGTTTGCTGAAATTCAGGACCTCCTCAACAAACTCAACAGGACCACCAGCGGTTACCATCAGCAAGGTGTACAGGCTGCAGCTCAG cttgAAGATATGAAGAACACAATGGTGGAGCTGGAGAAGTTTGACAACATGCAGGTGATAAAGAAAGATCGAGAGAACCAGCGTGTTAAGAGGGACCTGGAACAGTGCAAAAATGAGCTCAAGGCTACATTACCACCTCCTACAGTTCCCCCAA GACACTGTGGTCTGGGTCAAATGGTGAATGTGGTGGGACCTAGAACGTATTCTCTCACGGTACACAGCACCTACTACCCTTATGGTGCTTGGGGTCGAGATGCAAAACCTGCTCCAGGAGACGAGAACAAGTACTGGCTGGTGGTGCTGACAAGTAGTAACGTATATGGCTACTATGTCCGCCAGTACAGCACCTTGAGTACTCTTTTATTAGGTTTAGGACCAAAAGATACATACATATCAAACTCTAATCCCACAACAAACACAATTCAGGGGCCAAACATGGTCATGTATGCCAATGCGCTCTACTATAACTGTTACTATACATCCTCCATCTGTCAGTTCAACATGACGACTCGTGCTATCAGTACTGTGGCTTTACCTAGTGATACAGGTTACAACAACAAGTTTCCATTCGGACACCTCGCCACATCATACAGCTATACTGATATGGATTTAGCCACAGATGAATCTGGGGTCTATGTCATATATGCAACCACAAGCAACTTTGGAAATGTGGTTATCAGTAAAATCGAGACTAGTAGCCCGCCAGTTTTGGGCCAAACTTGGAAAACCTCTTTGTACAAAATAACTGCCACAAACACCTTCATGGTGTGCGGTGTGCTTTATGCTACTCGTTACCTGGATAAAGAAACAGAACAGATCTTTTACTCCTATGACACCAAAACAAAGGAAGAgcgctttgatttgaaaataaatattaagaagaTGCAGACTAATATTGAGTTTCTTAACTATGACCCCAGAGATCATTTGCTGTATGCCTTCAGTGACGCCTATATTGTAACGTATGAGCTCATCTTTCAGTAG
- the LOC109051170 gene encoding olfactomedin-4-like produces MLSYLLVFTVIVTVEAQIIKGEQKNDSCMCKISSSIWAFPTARFEGVQKQLQTCEENLIEYHNKIKGSNVQMPKMELSLKNIKARLKPFEYLDTNGLYNTLHLQQLIQELDEMYNTARDAQKKNPSKETNDLLKELTNAKKDVQNMYKNNIFNLETMKSRLRVLNNRVQTCKTIPEDFRSACHQRIISNISSPVVTKLNSISKSYISGAWGRDAKQDSKERYWEHCLVSGNQYGNTIRMYNSYEDFMASKNYKDEYIASSYYHKNAVQGSGTILYDNTVFYQCYGTAEICSFNITTQTTKRMKLDGAGIDNKFPFCYYSCRDWTDIDLEADQDAVWVIYATEENHGNIVVSRLDPLELNITHTWKTHLFKRSVTSTFMVCGVLYATRFVNTYEEEVFYAFDTTTGQEINSLSLPFEKVSSGIANLNYNPVDRRLYMYNDGYLLAYNTFK; encoded by the exons ATGCTGTCATACCTGTTGGTCTTCACAGTCATA GTGACTGTCGAGGCTCAGATAATTAAAGGTGAACAGAAGAATGATTCCTGCATGTGTAAAATAAGCAGCTCTATCTGGGCTTTTCCTACGGCCAGGTTTGAGGGAGTTCAAAAACAACTCCAGACCTGTGAGGAAAACCTTATTGAGTATCATAATAAG ATAAAGGGCAGTAATGTACAAATGCCTAAGATGGAACTCAGTCTTAAAAACATCAAAGCCCGCCTGAAACCTTTCGAGTATCTGGACACAAACGGCCTGTACAACACTCTTCACCTGCAACAGCTGATACAAGAACTTGATGAAATGTATAATACTGCCAGAGATGCTCAAAAGAAAAACCCCAGCAAAGAGACAAATGACCTTCTCAAGGAG TTGACTAATGCAAAGAAGGACGTCCAGAACATGTACAAAAATAATATCTTCAATCTAGAGACAATGAAATCGAGGCTACGTGTACTCAACAACCGAGTGCAAACCTGTAAAACTATACCTGAAGACTTCAGAA GCGCTTGTCATCAGCGTATCATATCCAACATAAGTTCTCCAGTTGTTACCAAGCTCAATTCCATCAGCAAGTCCTACATCTCAGGTGCTTGGGGTCGCGATGCGAAACAGGACAGTAAGGAACGCTACTGGGAGCACTGTCTGGTGAGCGGAAACCAGTATGGCAACACAATCAGGATGTACAACTCATACGAAGATTTCATGGCCAGCAAGAACTACAAAGATGAATACATTGCATCATCCTACTACCACAAGAATGCTGTTCAGGGCTCTGGCACTATTCTGTACGACAACACTGTATTTTACCAATGCTACGGCACCGCTGAGATCTGCAGCTTCAACATTACGACACAAACAACCAAGCGTATGAAACTGGATGGGGCTGGAATTGACAACAAGTTCCCTTTCTGCTACTACAGCTGTCGTGATTGGACAGACATCGACCTGGAGGCTGATCAGGACGCCGTGTGGGTGATATACGCCACCGAGGAGAACCACGGCAACATTGTTGTGAGCCGTTTAGATCCGCTGGAGCTCAATATCACACATACCTGGAAGACGCATCTCTTCAAGAGGTCCGTCACCAGCACGTTTATGGTGTGCGGGGTCCTGTATGCTACACGCTTTGTTAATACTTATGAAGAAGAGGTGTTTTATGCTTTTGATACAACCACTGGTCAAGAGATAAACTCTCTGTCTTTGCCCTTTGAGAAGGTTTCTTCTGGAATAGCTAATCTGAACTACAATCCGGTTGACAGGAGACTTTACATGTATAATGATGGCTATCTTTTAGCATATAACACCTTTAAATGA
- the LOC109051342 gene encoding olfactomedin-4-like produces the protein MSQSHIFILMIVIPLSFSQSATGKECVCDLKNLDPPFPKDELTKVETAVLKCIGSITSEKMTDLDRLVLGLQQRIKQLEDDVVMLEKANSNLYAAVSLRIIELEFGEIQDLLNKLNRTTSDYHHQGVQAAAQLDDMKGAMVELEKFDKMQVIKKYRENQMKKTLEQCKDELKASSPPPTASPGRCGLGQMVNVAGPRTSSITPYSTSYAYGAWGRDMKPAPGDENKYWLVVLTSSNVYGYYVRQYSTLSTLLLGLGLKDTYISNSNPTTNTIQGPNMVMYSNALYYNCYNTYSVCRFNMTTRAISTVALPSDTGYNNKFPFGHLATSYSYTDMDFATDESGVYVIYGTTSNFGNVVISKIETSNPPVLGQTWKTSLYKITATNTFMVCGVLYATRYLDKETEQIFYSYDTKTNKERYDLKIKFKKMQTNIEFLNYDPRDHLLYVYSDAYILTYELIFQ, from the exons ATGAGTCAGTCCCATATATTCATTTTGATGATTGTCATCCCATTAAGTTTCTCTCAG TCAGCAACAGGGAAAGAATGTGTGTGCGATCTAAAAAATTTAGATCCTCCTTTTCCTAAAGATGAACTTACAAAAGTAGAGACTGCTGTCTTGAAATGCATTGGGAGCATCACTTCagaaaag ATGACAGACTTAGACAGACTTGTGTTGGGTCTACAACAACGTATCAAGCAACTAGAGGACGATGTGGTCATGCTGGAAAAAGCAAACAGCAATCTGTATGCGGCCGTGTCTCTGCGCATCATTGAGTTAGAGTTTGGCGAAATTCAAGACCTCCTCAACAAACTCAACAGGACCACCAGCGATTACCATCATCAAGGTGTACAGGCTGCAGCTCAG CTTGATGATATGAAGGGTGCAATGGTGGAGTTGGAGAAGTTTGACAAAATGCAAGTGATTAAAAAGTATCGAGAGAACCAAATGAAGAAGACGTTGGAACAGTGCAAAGATGAGCTCAAGGCTTCATCACCACCTCCTACAGCTTCCCCAG gaCGCTGTGGTCTGGGTCAAATGGTCAATGTGGCAGGACCTAGAACATCTTCCATCACACCATACAGCACCTCCTATGCTTATGGTGCTTGGGGTCGAGATATGAAGCCCGCTCCAGGAGACGAGAACAAGTACTGGCTGGTGGTGCTGACAAGTAGTAACGTATATGGCTACTATGTCCGCCAGTACAGCACCTTGAGTACTCTTTTATTAGGTTTAGGACTAAAAGATACATACATATCAAACTCTAATCCCACAACAAACACAATTCAGGGGCCAAACATGGTCATGTACAGCAATGCGCTCTACTATAACTGTTACAACACATACTCTGTCTGTCGGTTCAACATGACGACTCGTGCTATCAGTACTGTGGCTTTACCTAGTGATACAGGTTACAACAACAAGTTTCCATTTGGACACCTCGCCACATCATACAGCTATACTGATATGGATTTTGCCACAGATGAATCTGGGGTCTATGTCATATATGGAACTACAAGCAACTTTGGAAATGTGGTTATCAGTAAAATCGAGACGAGTAACCCCCCAGTTTTGGGCCAAACTTGGAAAACCTCTTTGTACAAAATAACTGCCACAAACACTTTCATGGTGTGCGGTGTGCTTTATGCTACTCGTTACCTGGATAAAGAAACAGAACAGATCTTTTACTCCTAtgacaccaaaacaaacaaagagcgctatgatttgaaaattaaatttaagaagATGCAGACTAATATTGAGTTTCTTAACTATGACCCCAGAGATCATTTGCTGTATGTCTACAGTGACGCCTATATTCTAACTTATGAGCTCATCTTTCAGTAG